The sequence CTCGTTGAGGGTAAACAGACGTTCATTGCGTTTGATTTAGAGGTTGGGGACACTGTTCTTGAATTAGTTCTATAAAAAAAGTTAGAAGGTTCAGTGTAAGTCTTCCACCCTTCCATCCTTCCCTACTCTCCCTTTCCTTCCGCGCTTTACGTCCTATGGTATGAGAATCCTACCACCACTTGCAATCACAGTCGCCCCCGTCATATAGCTCGATTCCTCGCTTAAGAGGAACGCTATCACATCTGCCATCTCTTCGGGTTCACCGAATCTACCGAGCGGCGTTGTTGCGCGCAGCTGCTCTGCCATCTCTGTTGAAACTTCACCTAACATATCTGTCGCGATTGCCCCCGGTGCAACCGAGTTGATGCGAATATTATGCTGTGCGAGCGGTCCACAACACGATTTCGTCAGAGAGATAACCCCGGCTTTCGCCGCCGCATAAGGCAGTTGATTCGGGCGGACTGCCAACGCAGCAATCGACGATACATTGACGATACGTCCGAACTGCTGCTCAATCATCCCCGGTTTCACTGCCCACAGCACATTGAAGGGACCCGTCAAGTTAATCGCGATGATCCGATCCCAATGTTCGGGTGCCAATTCTTCAAACGTCCTATTACCGACATCGCCTGCATTGTTCACGAGCAG comes from Candidatus Poribacteria bacterium and encodes:
- a CDS encoding 3-oxoacyl-ACP reductase FabG — translated: MKFKGKVALVTGGSRGIGKATALKLAGEGANVAVHYSRAMDKAEAVCEQIRNMGQEAMPVQADIADRDAVNKMVATVTAELGTIELLVNNAGDVGNRTFEELAPEHWDRIIAINLTGPFNVLWAVKPGMIEQQFGRIVNVSSIAALAVRPNQLPYAAAKAGVISLTKSCCGPLAQHNIRINSVAPGAIATDMLGEVSTEMAEQLRATTPLGRFGEPEEMADVIAFLLSEESSYMTGATVIASGGRILIP